A genomic stretch from Lathyrus oleraceus cultivar Zhongwan6 chromosome 2, CAAS_Psat_ZW6_1.0, whole genome shotgun sequence includes:
- the LOC127122970 gene encoding kinesin-like protein KIN-12C has product MYYCVQNRVLFSLFCPLKFARRAKLIQNNAKVNEDASGDISALQWQIQQLKGQLSFLTKNKVFPPLVSNLEPNSDSCRLSEASEEHDSMGERTTADGKLHTPNKEINRMQAALVGALRREKMAETTIQNLNIEIDRMKCLGFQ; this is encoded by the exons ATGTATTATTGTGTGCAAAATAG AGTTTTGTTCTCTCTCTTTTGCCCTCTGAAATTTGCCCGGCGAGCCAAGCTCATTCAAAACAAT GCAAAAGTGAATGAAGATGCTTCTGGTGACATAAGTGCACTGCAGTGGCAAATCCAACAGCTGAAG GGTCAACTATCCTTTCTGACAAAGAATAAAGTTTTTCCACCACTGGTATCAAATTTGGAGCCAAATTCTGATAGTTGTAGGTTGAGTGAAGCATCAGAAGAACACGATTCTATGGGAGAAAGAACGACGGCAGATGGCAAGCTGCATACTCCAAACAAAGAG ATTAACCGCATGCAAGCTGCTTTGGTTGGAGCCTTGAGGAGAGAAAAAATGGCTGAGACTACAATCCAAAATTTAAACATTGAAATTGATCGCATGAAATGCTTG GGGTTTCAATGA